The sequence GAAGGGATCTTCCGCCCGGTCAGGAACTGTGCCACTTCGTTGGTAAAGGTGTTACAGTTGTGTTCAAAGAGGTTGTAGGCCTCGCTTCTGTACATTGTAAGAAAGGTTTGAAGAACAGATCTGAGAGAGTCAGCAAGCACATATGTGAAATAACTCAAACCAGGAAATGGCATGGAGAGCATAGCTGAGTTAAGAGGActgtgattttccttttctcatacACTCCAAAAGGACTGCTTGATTTGCCACTCTGGACcacaaaaacagatttttaagggaaagatgaaataaaaatatatggctCCTCTACAGTTTCAGTAGAATCTTCACAGTCACAAAAGCAGAGCTCTAGTGTTAAACACTTACTACAATGACAATTGACTAAAGCTTAAAAGAAAACCTGCTCAAGTTGGCATTTCATCCAAATCCCTCCACAAACCCTGGTTTTGATTTTTCAGGACGAGCTACTGGCCCAGGATGGGTTGAGAACAGCAAGTGCTGAGACAGCAGCAGCTGATTTTAATCAGAAGGAATAAATAGCCCTTCCTGTCCTCAGGGTTTCAGCAGAAGGTATGCTGGGATGGGATATCTGCCTGGGAGCAAAGCTGAGCTCTTTCTGTGGCATGATAACTGCTTTCTCTTcctatttattcagcaaatactggGCCAGACCTTGTGCTGAGTGCTCTGGGCGATGTGACCTTGTGGCTGCCCTCTGGGGCTGATCGTCTAGTGGGGGGACAGACAAAACTAACCACCACCCCTGTCTCCACTCACCGGAACAGAGACTCCCCCAGGGAGGACAGGTATTCCAGAAAGAGTTCTTCTGTGACTTCTGTGCTCCCCACATCAACCACAGAGTCTGGGGGCCCAAGCAATGTCCCTCCCTAAAAGAGCCAACCCAAAGAAAGTCATTAAGTCACCATCTccactgaattttttaatgtggcttccCTTGGGAGACCACAGATGCTCTGTTCCAACGTTTACCTTTCAGAGCATCCAGGGCAGATGAAGAGTGTCATTTCCTCTCTGTATCAAGGCTGCAATGGCTTAGAGCTTCCTGTTAACTCTCCATTGCCAAATGCTGGCAACGTGGCTAAGAAGCTGGGCTGCTTTCTTCTGGTGGGGCCCTGGGAAATTGAGTCTCTGGCCAGTCTCAGGCCAGACCCCTGATGCTGTCACCTCATCCAGttgataaaaaaatagaaacccagaatctgaagtcTCCCTTTGTTCCCAACAGGCCTGATCCCAAGGGCACAAAAGGAGAACCAGAAATGGCTAGCCCTTGACAGGCCATCTTTCCATGCCTATATTTAAGTGTATGCAGCCAGTTTTTTCTTGTGACACACTTGCTATCCCTTAGAACACTGGGGAAATGTGAAGACTGTCAGAAGTCTGGCAGGCTGGCAAACACTTCCACAATTTAGTTCTATTTTATCTGGGAGGCTAATCTAACAATGTCGATAGGGTTCCCCAGGCAAGGGCGTTAATGGCCCATGAAAGGCCTACAGGAAACCCTCCACCATGGGTTAATAGACTGCTACAGCAGACTAAAGGAGAGCCTGAGGCCAAGGGGAAAGCAGCCATGGGTGTGCAACAGATCACTGGGGAGGACAGAGCTGGGAATGGCTAGGGGGTAAGGGAGAGCACTCCTGAGCAGAACTCCCTGGAAAGATCATTAATTCACCCAATAGCtattgggcacctactgtgtggctgacattgttctaggcactggggaaagCCTGGTGAGCAGGATCATTACAATCGTCCAAGAATAATGGTCTCAAAATTGTAAGAGACTGAAAGATCACTATTCGACCCCCTATTATTCATTCatataacaaatatgtattgagaacttactatgtgccaggcctatGCTAGGCACTGGGGGTACGATgtggacaaaacagatgagattcttgccctcatggagcttatagtctagcagggaaggcagacaaaaaaaaaaatcccataaaccAATATGTAATTTTGAGCTGTAATAAGGTTATTAAAAGTCCAGCATGCCATCAGTACATATAACAGGGGACCTTTCCAGTCTGAGGAGTCTGGGAAGGCTTGCCTGAGAAAGTGACATTGAGCTCAAATCTGAAGGATGGAGAGGCAGAACCAGGCGAAGGATCAGGGAGGTGGACGAAGTGAGAGAGTAGGTTTAAATGTCAAGGTATGTTCAAGGAATGagaagaaggtgtgtgtgtgtggggggggggggggttggcgggAAGGCACAACCTGAAAAGAGGTCattcagagagggagacagtgaccAGATCAGATAGGGCCTTGGAGGCCATGCTGAGCTTTCTGGGTTTTATCCCAAGAGCAGTGGGCAGAGTTCTGACTTCAGCAGGGGAATGCCATGATCAGATTTTCATCTTGAAAAGATCACTTTGCCTCCTGTGTGGAGACCTGActgaggaggagcagaggtaCTGCTGTGGTCCAGGCTGGACGTGAGCGTGGCATGGATGAAGGTGAAAGCTCTGGAAATATGGGAAGAGATGAACAGAGACTGACTTAAGATATATTTACAAGGTAGAACTGACTGGGCTTAACGAAGGATTTGTTACAGGAGGTAAGGGACCAGCGAGAGGAAGAAATCAAGAATGACTTTCCATTTATGAATAGCAAAATGAATGGTTGGTTGGTCTTTGCTTGAGCACCTTCTACGAAAACCTTAGATTGCTCGGAGAGAAAGTTTGTGGCAAGGTACATgggttttagagacagagagtcctGAGTTTTAGTACTGGTGCCACTTACTGGCCATGTAAGTTTGGGCAACTCACTTTACCCCTCAGAGCCCTCATCCTTCAGCTCAACATTGACCGAGTTCATACTATGAGCTCGGCACTGAGCTGGtgacagggacagagagtgagacacgGTCTCAGCTCACAAGGAGCTTATACACAGCTCCCTGCAGAGACTCAGGAACAGCTCATCCATCATACCATGCTCGGTGTGACCCAGAGGGACCCACATATGTCGAGGGGGCACAAAGGAGGCCTGGGAAGGGTGTTTTTGAGCTGAGTCTTAAGGTAGTTATGAGGAACTAAGCCACAGGCTGACATCCACTGGGCTAGAAGCCAGACATACAGAGTAGTAGTAAAGTTCCTGGTCTATGGGAACCCTGGGAACGTGAGACTTCAGGGCAGGGTGTGGGTGAAGCCACTCACTGGGGGACAGCTGGAGATACCGCCACTGCCGAAGAAGAACTCATCCTTGTGCACAACTATGGAGGTATGCCTGCAATGCAGAGAAGAGACAGGATAAGCCAGAAAACTTCAAACTGGTCTGAGAAAAAGCAAACACCACACTTCAAGGAGAATAATTTCTGCCCAAGGATAGGACTTACACGGTCAGCAGCCTTATAAAACTAACCAAAAGCATAAATACCATAGATCAGAGTTTCTCAAGTTTGGCACTACTAACACTTGGGGCTGGAAAATTCTTTgctggggggctgtcctgtgcattctAGAAGCTTAACAGcatcctggcctccacccactagtTGCCAGTGGCACCCCCCCAATCAGTTGTGACAACCAGACAGGTCTCCAGACACTGCTGAATGTCTCCTGGGGCAGAATAGAACACAGCAGAAGAGGAGTCCCTAGATTCACCCTGATACTGACACACCTTTACTGAAATAAAGCTCTGCAGACTAAGGGGTGTTCCTAGGCAGTTAACAGGAGAGGTTAACCTGGACCATGCTGAGGCAAGACCTGTTTCAGGTGGAAGTGCTCATATTACTCGGTTTGAGTCAAACGAAGCAAAAAGACATTCTGGTCATCCCAAATGTCAGCAGGCTCCAGAAGTCCAGATGGAATACTGACCTATGGTCTCCTCTCATTAACGGAACCGAGAGCTCAGCTACCATCTTGTCTGAAAGGGGTGGATCCAGTGCTGACAGACCACGGCAGATGTGTTTTAAGACAGCCATGTGGAGCCCTTGGGACTTCTGTAGTTAGAAGGCTTGGTCAGGCGTGGGCATGACATCATTCTACCTTTCTTTACGcgagggtttctcaacctcagcaccaCTGCCATTTTTTGCTtggataattctttattgtgaagggctgccctgtgcattgtagggtgtttatagcagcatcctTGGCTTCCGTCCACCcatcaaaaatgtctctagacactGCCAAATTCCCTGGGGTTGGGGATCGGGGCACAAAAttacccctggttgagaaccactgctttagaacCTGGAAGTTTCATGATACAGAGAGTTAGGTTTCAAGCTGGAAACATAGACTGAAACCTGAAGTGCACAGGTACTGCTTTGTTTCATAAACCAGTCAGTCATTGTAAGGAGTCCCACCCAACTTACCAGATGCCTTCCAGTTGTTTCCCTGTagagaaaagaagagatttaGCTACTCAGGACCAGAATAAATGGCCTCCCAGCCTGAGCAAATTCAGAACATCACTCAAACCCACTATAAACCCACTCAAACCCACTTTAACCTGCTATAAACCTCTGGGGGGATTTTCCAGGAATGCAATTTTCCTCCAATAAGGTCCTTAGGTCATGATATAGGTATGTCATGTTAAGTAAGTTGAACGATTGTCAGAATCCTTCATCAGAATGCAAGATAAAAACACTGGTATAGATGTACCccaattttatgtttgtttttctttccctgtcaGGGTCAATTCAACTTTGCCTTTAATTTGTCTCACATATAGCGACAACAGTAAAACAATGGTATAAAAAAGCTATTATCCACTTCTTCATTGAGCATATGGGAGGTGAAACCCTTCAGAAAATGGCAGCGCGAAACTTTACAAATGCCGTCCATTTGGAATAGTCAATGCAAATGTATTCTGTACCTCTATATGGCAGAAATGATGTTAGATATGGAAATGAAAGTACGAAGAGATCACTGTCCTGCTTTAAGGAGCCCAAAGCCAAatggaaagagagacacacataaCTAAGTAAAACACAATGTTGATAGGTTCTAATTATACAGTGGTAAAAATAAGATGCTATATATGATAAAGATAAGGAACTACCTTCATAAACTGTCATTCAACCCAGGAAAAGTAGGGGCAGGGATGGACGTTTCTGCCAGAGGGAATAGTATGTGCAAACCCATGGTTGTGATAAAGATCAAGGTCCTGCAGGTTAGAACAAAGACTGTAGTGATGGTGACAGAAGGAAAAGTGGTCAGCAAGGATGCCAGGAAAGTAGGGTAAGCCCAGACAGAAGGCTGTCCTACACCGTGGGGGCATTCATGGTTGTTAGGCAGCCAGCAGAGTGCCTTAACCAgatctatgtttttgtttttttttaatgtttatttagttttgagagggagagaaagagagagagagagagagaaacatgtgagcagggtagaggcagagagaggagacacagaatctgaagcaggctccaggctctgagctgtcagcacagagcccaactcaggcctcgaactcatgaacagtgagatcgtgacctgagccgaagtcagatgcttaaccgactaagccgcccaggagcccccagctccatgtttttaaaagacaactgtatcttttatttatttttttaatgattttttaaagtttatttattttgagagagagggagagagagatagaacacaagcaggggaggggcagagaaagaggaagggagagagaatcccgagctaAGAgcagcctgattcagggcttgaactcgcaaaccgtgagatcatgacctgggctgaaaccaggagtggaacacttaactgactgagcctcccaggcggcCCAAGACaattgtatcttttaaaagaGAACTCCTGACGTAGAAGATAAACAGGAGGGCAGGTCATAGAGAGAGCTGACTGGAGTGAGGTCTTTGCAATAGTCCATGGGAGACACTACGTGACAGTGCTAAGGATGACGAgacccgatgtgaggctcaaactcatgaactgtgagatcatgacttgagccgaaaccaagagccagacgcttaaccaacgaagccacccaggtgccccaatgctgtgtctattttacatataaacattTCATTCTCTGTTAGTGTTATGAGGCTAAGTGAAGTAACAAGGAAAATCAAATGTAGCAGAGTTCTGTCCGTCCTCCAGTTGGAGGCAAGTCTGCTTTTCACTAAGAGACCGGCTGCTCTGGCCCACGAGGTCACAAATGGGGTTTCTGGGGTAGCCCCCTAAAGGCTGTGGAGCAGGCTCTGCCCTTATTCAAACAGCTCAAATTCCACAGAGGTGGATGTGAAACAGACTGGATGCTGAAGGGGAGTGGTAACCCATTTACGACAAGCATCTTCAAATGGACTGATTAGACGTACATCCTTTCTGAATCTGAACTGCTCCCAAGTTATCCTTATTCTCACATCATCCTTATGTGGTACAGTAGGGCAAATATTTATTACCATCATTTTACCATCATTTTACAATTTATtacatcattttacatatttacagGTAAATAAAGATGCATGGTTTGTCCAGcataaaagcaagaagaaaaaaacacgATATGACAATGTACTTGTGGGAGCAGCTGAGGTAGAAACCCAAGGGCAGCTGTTCAGTAGTCTGTtctcaggagaaagaaaacaagggccACAGTCTCCTCCCTGCAGGGTGACAGGCATTGGAAAGTGGAACttaactgatttaaaataaaattttttttttccttcctcactggggtgggaggaggtgagtaGGAGGTGGTGATTTGAATTAGGTCACAAGGCCATTTTGGAACATGAATTAAGCTCAGTGGATATTAACACACTACAGAAGCAGATTATTTTCCCACTAGGATGTCCTCAGCAGGCCAGAGAGTGGGTGGGTCAGATGCCTGCATGTCTCCAAGCCTGCCAGCACAGCCAAAGCACTGAATTCAAGGCCTATGAAGGACGCaagtgaaaacaaatggaagaCATGGAGAACAGCCTTGTTTCCATCATGAATAACAAAGAATGTAGTGAGGTCTCCATTAGTCAGCATTCCACTGATTGTAAGAGTAGTTAGTATATAAAAGCCAAGGAGAAAATACTCCACCTACCTCATCAATTAACATGGATGGAGCACGTAGACCTACATGTTGGTTGTAGGACACGCTCAAGATCAGCACTTGGAATACTGCTGATGTTTAACCAATGTCTATTAATAAGTATAAGTGATGATGGCGATGGGGCAGCAGGGGCCTCTGTGCAGGTAGCATTAGCTCATTGGTATAAGTCAAATGCAGTGCCAGCTCACTTCCCAAATTTCTCCTCTCatgatagtatttttatttattttattttaattccggtatggttaacatacagtgttattaatagttgcgtgtgtgtgtgtgtgtgtgtatacacacacacacacacacacacattggttaacatacagtgttattaattgtgtgtgtgtgtgtatacatatatatatgtgtttttttttaagatttaatttttttttaaattttttttttcaacgtttatttatttttgggacagagagagacagagcatgaagtggggaggggcagagagagagggagacacagaatcggaaacaggctccaggctctgagccatcagcccagagcttgacacggggctcgaactcccggaccgcgagatcgtgacctggctgaagtcggacgcccaaccgactgcgccacccaggcgcccctaagattttatttttaagtaatctctatacccaacctggagcttgaattcacaaccctgagatcaagagtcacatgctccactgacttaGCCAGTAAGGAGACGCTTGATAGTGTTTTTAATTGACAGTGTTCTAgtgtgctgggtggctcagcattTGCCAGATTACCATCAACGTGAAGGGGTTAATGTTAACTTAAGAAATCAGCTTGCCCTTCTTTGGGCCACTGGATAAATACTGAATCTAGGTTggaaaaaggtaaaaggaaacatttgtaTAACATAACTGGGCCTctgccaatatatatatatttttaagtttatttattttgagagagagagagagagagagagagagagaaagagagagagcatgggaggggcagagacaggcagagagacagaatcccaagcaggctctgcaccatgcgtaggcttgaactcatgtggggcttgaactcatgaaccgcgagatcacgacctgagttgaagttggatgcttaaccgaccgagccacccaggtgccggaGAGGGTTCCCTTTTAATCACTGCTTGTTTTTATTAGTCAGGCCTTGTAGCAATGTTTTGAGGAGCAACATTCCACCCAGGCTGTATTTACTGAACACCAAGTACTGTGGATATCTAGAGTTCTTGCCCCCAGTGGAGCTTCCAGtccagttgggggggggggtgtggataTTGATGAGAAAATGAACAATTATAAAACAGAATGATGAATGCCACTAAAGGAGAGTACACTGTGTTATTAGCACATACTAGGGACACACAACCAAGATTTGGAGGGatggtggtcagggaaggtttccTGGGGGAAGTGACACTTTAGTTGAGATCTCAAGGATAAGCAGAAGTTAGCCAGGCCAAATGAAAGTATTCCTGGCAGAGGGCACAGCCTTTGAAAAGCTAAGAGGTAAAAAAGAGTGAACGGTTTCAGTCCTGTTAGGGTGTACAGCAGCCCTTTTCCACTGGGATTCCGAAAGAAAATAAACCCTCATGCCCCAGGGTATCTATTGGCAGAATTGAGAAAATAGTCTATCAGATCATTTCCCTCAGAGCTTCATTCTCATGTGTAATCCAGTTGAGAAAGGCTCCTATTGACTGTGTTCAGTATGTGGAGACAGGTGAGGGTGGAGAAAAAAGCCGGAGAAAGATCACGAAGGGCCTTGTAAGCTGCGTTAGTTTTCATTTTGCCATAATGAAATCACATGATTACTAAATTAATTCCTTAGATGGATATAGAACAGTTCATACAATGaacaataaaaatctaaaacaaagcaCAATAGATggcattaaaacattaaaaaccccTTCAGATTCAAATAAATTCTATGTAATCTTCAAGCTTAAGTTCAAGTCCCAATTGTTCctataatcaatatttattgcggggcgcctagctggctcagtcgggggaGCATACGACtcaatcttggggtcatgagttcaagccccacagtgggtgcagcgtttactttaaaaaacaaaaattctttgagCATCAGCTCTGACTGGCTACCTGGGATGTACTGAGAAATGAGACAGTCTCTGCCCTCCAGCAGCTCAAGGTTCTTGATGAAGTCTTTCTGACACATTCAGCCCACCAAGGCCTCTCCCTTCTTTCAAGACCTAAAATGATCGCTTCACCACTCACTCATTTTGGTATCtagtcataatttattttatgctgTTTTCTAATGttgcatgtgtatgcatgttatttttagtgaaataaaCCGCTGGAGGACAGAGTTCATGTTTTTTACTTCATTACTATTTTGTATTACAGAATCAAGCAAGGACCTGAGTCCAGAGTAAAATTTCAAACATTCCTTAGATTGCATTCTGCCAAGAAATAAAGGTCTGCATTCTATATCTTTACGTCTTTAAACCTGGGAACAATTTTGAGATAGGCttgtaaaaaaaagtaataaataaatgtaatcccAGGACGTGCATATACACAAAACTTTGGAtcagaaaacaatcaacaaatatCAAGTGCCTcttactgtaattaaaaaaaccccaaacatctCTGCATTTATGCCTATGTACTTTAGCACACAAAAAGGTCATGAGATTTAGAGAACAGCCGCAATTATTAAGAGGACAAATTTAAAGGACAATTATAATAGCTAATTACTGTAGGCAAATGGTACACTATGAAAAAGAGGTACAATCAGCTGTCTATTAGAATGCTAAAGATAAATTTGGGGCCATTTTCGTGGTGATTGAAGGACAATGGTACAGAAGTACCTTCATGGAAGCAATTCTAGGAGActgaaaactggacagcacagAACTGTGGAGTCTGCATGGTTTGCGGGGGAGAAGGGAATTATGTTGGACTTTATCTAGTCCAATCATGACGGTAACAGAGCTAGATGGGGTCTTATCATGAGGCTCTGTCATAACAAGAAAAGAAGGTATTACTGATGAGGTCACACTAACTTAGTTTGAGGAATGATCATATATCTGTGATTATGAATGGCACATACACATTGAACCCAGATATTTTTCTCAGCCAAATTTGAAACACGTGACCAAAGATGGCTTTACaaacttcaaaaattataaagGGACGCATTACACAGTAGAAGGGGTACAGCAACATGATTGACAACATGAGCTCTGAAAGTCAGACTGCCTGCGTTTATAACCCAGtcctgccacttaccagctgtgggaGCTGGGGGCAAATTTAATGCCTCAGGTTCCTCAAACGAAAAGCAGAAGTAATAACAGGACGTACTTCACAAAATTGTGGTGAGGGTTATAACACACACAAAGTACTCAGAAAAAAagagtctggcacatggtaagctctcaataaatgctagctattaaTATGCTTCTGGAAGTCATAGCAAAAATCAGGAAACAAATTGACTTTTGAAAGGTTCAAATATATTTAGGAATGGGAAATCAATATATGGTTACTCACAAAACTGGGACATACCCAACCTTAAGGTTGGTGATGTCTGGACAGGATGAACCAGTACAGCAATGCCCATTTtccataagttttcaactctAGAAGGTAATGACCATTAGGTTTGATAACACTTTCATTACTTTTGCAAAAGGCATAAGAGCAATATGGGAAAAAGGGGATAGGGAAGAGAGAATTAGATTGGCAGGTAAGGTGATGTTCTTAGAAATACCATTGTGGTCAGGTGTGCAAAGTTGGTTAAGTTACCATTGTTGGCTAGGATTTCaaatctatgtaaaaaaaaaaaaaaaaaaaagtgaaggggaTAGGTCTAGCACTCCACCTTCAGTTATGGCACTTTTCCCTTTACCCATGACACTCCAAAAAAGGCATTCTTTCAGTTCCAGGACAAGGCCaagctctttcctgcctcagggccttggcaGATTGATCCCCCTTAAGCTTAGAACACTGTAACTCCCTCACCACTTTCCTTGTGGCTACTTCTTCATCCTGAAATTCCCAACTTAAAAGTCACTACTCTTGCCACCATTATTTAGAGTAAGtttctcctggggtgcctgggtggctcagttggttaagcgtctgacttgggctcatgatcttacagttcacgagtttgagccctgcattgggcactcTGCagggaacccacttcagatcttctgtccccctctctctctacccctccaccagttgtactctctctctctcaaaaataaaaaaaaaaaaaagaaagaaaaaggaacatctggttggcttggtcggttgggtgtctgatttcagctcaggtcatgatctcatagctcggaagttcaagccctgcatcaggtggtcctgacagcttggagtctggagcctggtttggattctgtgtctccctctctctctgcccaccccagctcatgctctgtctctctctctccttcaaaaataaataaacattaaaaaaaatttttttgaagtaaattCCCCTTGTTACTTTCTACCTTAGCAACCTGTTTGCTTCTTGCACTGCCCAGCATTTaccacaattattattttaaataatttaattattattattttttgcttattttttgttttcttcactaaATAGTTCCAGGATGGTAGTGAACATCTTTGCTCAATATATTATCCTCAGTTAAGCTTACCATTCAgactagcacatagtaggcactcaaaaaaaaatctgctgaatCAATCATGAAGCAGTGATTCCTAAGAGCGCTTACAGCTATGATTACACTAATCAAATGGCTCCATTGCAAGAAGTTTAGTTGGAACTTGACTGATGTAATCTGTTAGTGATTAGCACCTTCTCCAATGACTTTGTAagttttgctttcagttttgcCTTACTCATTTTAACAACTGGTCATCTAGGCCCAAACTTCTACCCAACAATGGATTGGCTACATAACAATTATCTGAggagcttattaaaaatacagatttttggaTCAAAACTCCAGAAGATTCTTAGTTAGTACTTGTGTAATGAGGCTCTAGAATCCAtacatttaaaactttgtttattttgaatgttatgtGTGTAGTACAcaattcaaaaggtacaaaaagtTTATTGTGAAGTCTCCCTTCTATTCCTGTGGCATCAAGTTTCCCTTGCTATAAGTTACCACTGTTTCAGTTTCTTATGTATTCTTCCAGATAATTATTTGCCTACATGAGCATGTATAAATCCTTTGCTTTCAAAACATctgaatatttaaagaattgtTCCAACTTTGCTTTTTCTACTCGTACTCAACAAAACGTTGAAGGTGAAGTTCCCTGTCTGTTGAACAAGCatcctaggtgattctgatgtgaaGCCAAATATGAGTAGCCAATCAGTGGCCTAGGGTTAAGAGACTGAGTTCAACTCACTAAGATACATTAGAAACTCAAGGACATTGAAAAGATGCCCTCAAAAGTAGCCTTGCTTACTTGACCTCTGCCCTTTTGCCTTAACCatgaggcagagaggagacacagaatccgaagcagtttccaggatctgagctgtcagcacagagcctgacgcggggcttgaacccacaagtggtgagatcatgacctgagctgaagtcggccgcctaaccgactgagccacccaggcgctccaaggaCACATTTTCTAATGCGTCCATAAAAGCCAGGAAAGACTAGCCATTTAAGCGAATGTTGCCAAAGTTGTTCAATTTTTCAATTCC is a genomic window of Acinonyx jubatus isolate Ajub_Pintada_27869175 chromosome B4, VMU_Ajub_asm_v1.0, whole genome shotgun sequence containing:
- the DESI1 gene encoding desumoylating isopeptidase 1 isoform X4, yielding MEPPNLYPVKLYVYDLSKGLARRLSPIMLGKQLEGIWHTSIVVHKDEFFFGSGGISSCPPGGTLLGPPDSVVDVGSTEVTEELFLEYLSSLGESLFRSEAYNLFEHNCNTFTNEVAQFLTGRKIPSYITDLPSEILSTFRAARSA
- the DESI1 gene encoding desumoylating isopeptidase 1 isoform X3 yields the protein MEPPNLYPVKLYVYDLSKGLARRLSPIMLGKQLEGIWHTSIVVHKDEFFFGSGGISSCPPGGTLLGPPDSVVDVGSTEVTEELFLEYLSSLGESLFRSVLQTFLTMYRSEAYNLFEHNCNTFTNEVAQFLTGRKIPSYITDLPSEILSTFRAARSA
- the DESI1 gene encoding desumoylating isopeptidase 1 isoform X2, which codes for MEPPNLYPVKLYVYDLSKGLARRLSPIMLGKQLEGIWHTSIVVHKDEFFFGSGGISSCPPGGTLLGPPDSVVDVGSTEVTEELFLEYLSSLGESLFRSEAYNLFEHNCNTFTNEVAQFLTGRKIPSYITDLPSEILSTPFGQALRPLLDSIQIQPPGGSPVGRPNGQS
- the DESI1 gene encoding desumoylating isopeptidase 1 isoform X1 encodes the protein MEPPNLYPVKLYVYDLSKGLARRLSPIMLGKQLEGIWHTSIVVHKDEFFFGSGGISSCPPGGTLLGPPDSVVDVGSTEVTEELFLEYLSSLGESLFRSVLQTFLTMYRSEAYNLFEHNCNTFTNEVAQFLTGRKIPSYITDLPSEILSTPFGQALRPLLDSIQIQPPGGSPVGRPNGQS